One region of gamma proteobacterium HIMB55 genomic DNA includes:
- a CDS encoding diguanylate cyclase (GGDEF) domain-containing protein (PFAM: GGDEF domain~TIGRFAM: diguanylate cyclase (GGDEF) domain), with the protein MLYQRRIPDNQIVSAKLELQLRGGRYAGVGTQFIGVLSLGAAALYAVEPLYLVSWALSLLALNLWWSRRINQTLLTNRHFSQRPTVLNELVTYSVINGSIWSATLIGLDTYLSDLTFYLCVMCVAIISVVNISVSVVIRGAYLAQLSCSLGVIALWLAWHVDQRPFNAGFALLLVALMVFLIITSEWMSRSFSEMVETSLERAAMSKDLSSLTESLKTRNLQLQDARKQLAEQATIDEMTGLRNRRGVNIIINDELGRMKRAQLPVSLIVLDVDHFKTYNDNYGHPAGDQVLQRIATVMLELTNRSGEFAARMGGEEFAMFFPTMKLAAALEVAERVREGVLNLRIPHEKSLTSEFVTVSIGVVSCIPEWELEFDQLLQAADDALYESKTSGRNRITAGDLSADEESDRTI; encoded by the coding sequence GTGCTGTACCAACGTCGCATACCAGATAATCAGATTGTTTCCGCAAAACTCGAGTTGCAGTTGCGCGGTGGACGCTATGCGGGTGTTGGAACGCAGTTCATTGGAGTTTTGAGTCTAGGTGCCGCTGCACTCTACGCGGTTGAACCGCTTTATCTTGTTAGCTGGGCGCTCTCACTACTTGCACTCAACCTTTGGTGGTCGAGACGGATTAATCAAACACTTCTTACCAATCGCCATTTTTCGCAGCGCCCCACTGTTTTAAACGAGCTCGTTACTTACTCGGTGATCAACGGATCTATCTGGTCGGCAACACTCATCGGTTTGGATACTTACCTGTCTGATCTGACTTTTTATTTGTGCGTGATGTGTGTCGCCATCATTTCAGTGGTCAATATCTCCGTGTCAGTGGTCATAAGAGGTGCCTACCTTGCACAGCTTTCCTGCTCGCTTGGCGTGATCGCGCTTTGGCTTGCTTGGCATGTCGACCAAAGACCCTTTAATGCAGGCTTCGCCCTTTTACTCGTGGCGCTCATGGTGTTTCTGATCATCACCAGCGAGTGGATGAGTAGGTCCTTCTCTGAGATGGTTGAGACCAGTTTAGAAAGAGCCGCCATGAGCAAGGACTTATCCTCCTTAACTGAGAGCCTAAAAACACGGAATTTGCAGCTGCAAGACGCCCGTAAGCAATTGGCAGAACAGGCAACGATCGACGAAATGACAGGCCTTCGAAACCGCAGGGGCGTCAACATTATCATCAACGATGAACTCGGTAGGATGAAGCGAGCGCAGCTGCCGGTATCCCTCATCGTTCTCGATGTTGACCACTTCAAGACCTACAACGATAACTATGGTCATCCTGCCGGTGATCAAGTGTTGCAACGCATCGCTACCGTAATGCTTGAACTCACGAATCGCTCTGGTGAGTTCGCCGCGAGAATGGGCGGTGAGGAATTTGCCATGTTTTTCCCAACCATGAAGCTCGCGGCCGCACTCGAGGTTGCCGAGCGGGTAAGGGAAGGTGTTTTAAATCTCAGAATTCCCCACGAAAAATCACTGACTTCGGAATTTGTAACCGTGTCAATTGGCGTGGTGTCTTGCATACCCGAGTGGGAGCTTGAGTTTGACCAGCTCTTACAGGCGGCTGACGATGCGCTGTATGAAAGCAAAACCTCGGGCCGTAACCGAATCACGGCGGGGGACCTGTCAGCTGATGAGGAATCTGACCGGACTATTTAG
- a CDS encoding ribosome-associated heat shock protein implicated in recycling of 50S subunit (PFAM: S4 domain): MERLRVDKWLWAARFYKTRSIAKTAIEGGKVHLDGQRVKVSREISIGERLTVKQGWDEKEVVVKALSDQRGPAPIAQTLYEETPESIERREREAQARKAAGGATARPTQKPGKHERKALEKLRKQFDL; encoded by the coding sequence ATGGAGCGTCTCAGAGTAGACAAGTGGCTGTGGGCTGCACGTTTTTATAAAACTCGATCAATTGCCAAGACAGCCATCGAAGGCGGCAAGGTCCATCTTGATGGCCAGCGAGTAAAGGTCTCCAGAGAAATTTCGATCGGGGAGCGCCTAACGGTCAAGCAGGGCTGGGACGAAAAAGAAGTGGTTGTAAAAGCGCTCAGCGATCAGCGAGGTCCGGCACCGATTGCTCAAACCCTGTACGAAGAGACACCTGAGAGTATCGAGCGACGCGAGCGCGAAGCGCAGGCACGAAAAGCTGCGGGAGGTGCAACTGCGCGACCAACCCAAAAACCAGGGAAACACGAGCGTAAGGCACTTGAAAAACTTCGGAAGCAATTCGATCTCTAA
- a CDS encoding haloacid dehalogenase superfamily protein, subfamily IA, variant 3 with third motif having DD or ED (PFAM: haloacid dehalogenase-like hydrolase~TIGRFAM: haloacid dehalogenase superfamily, subfamily IA, variant 3 with third motif having DD or ED), translating into MNEHGVIDPLHETNVPRVDWTKVDHVLLDMDGTLLDLAFDNDFWGHQIHAHYAALHNVSYENVVAKFEPIFRSVEGSLNWYSTDHWTQQYGFDIIALSQSFKDEIRWLDHAQQFLLGLRDGGIKTTILTNAHPDIVDLKHSVVGIRDYVDDVISSHEIGYAKEHPLFWKDAFAMTGISKSEISDNRVLFFDDSVPVLNAAISAGIHYSVMICAPDSTRPKKMSSTRYAINSFDEIWTQKPSERPD; encoded by the coding sequence ATGAATGAGCATGGAGTAATAGACCCGCTGCACGAAACAAATGTTCCACGCGTAGACTGGACAAAAGTTGACCACGTTCTGCTCGACATGGATGGCACGCTGCTCGACCTCGCATTCGATAACGATTTTTGGGGTCATCAAATCCATGCGCACTACGCAGCGCTACATAATGTTAGCTATGAGAATGTGGTCGCCAAATTTGAGCCAATTTTCCGCTCTGTTGAGGGCTCACTAAACTGGTACTCCACCGACCATTGGACCCAACAATATGGCTTCGACATCATTGCTTTGTCGCAGTCGTTCAAGGATGAAATTCGCTGGCTGGACCACGCTCAGCAATTTCTACTTGGCTTACGTGACGGCGGGATCAAAACAACGATTCTGACCAATGCACATCCGGACATTGTGGATCTCAAACACTCGGTTGTTGGTATTCGCGACTACGTGGATGACGTTATTAGTAGTCATGAGATTGGCTATGCAAAAGAGCATCCGCTTTTTTGGAAGGACGCTTTCGCGATGACGGGGATATCGAAGAGCGAAATCAGTGATAATCGTGTGCTCTTTTTCGACGACTCGGTGCCCGTTCTCAATGCAGCGATTTCTGCCGGTATTCATTACTCGGTTATGATTTGTGCTCCCGACAGCACGCGCCCAAAAAAAATGTCTAGCACGCGATACGCTATAAATAGCTTCGATGAAATCTGGACCCAAAAACCATCGGAAAGACCCGACTGA
- a CDS encoding 3'-phosphoadenosine 5'-phosphosulfate (PAPS) 3'-phosphatase (PFAM: Inositol monophosphatase family~TIGRFAM: 3'(2'),5'-bisphosphate nucleotidase, bacterial), whose amino-acid sequence MLDEASAIAREYYRKADELDVVKKGDMTPLTEADTALHHLITGHLQSMAVGIPVLSEESEANDIASRRGWRACWVIDPLDGTKEFIEKTDQFTINVALVIDGKSELGVISVPCLKEHWVGVVGNGAAIFPEREGLSGRAVQTSAYNASEPMVMLASHRHAPKRVEALMSSLATNFTDVKRVNSGSAVKFCDVVSGAADVYPRTSPCSEWDVAAGDALVRAAGGSVTDSAGAQILYNQRESLLAQSFVAAADPSINFAKIFFPEH is encoded by the coding sequence ATGCTGGATGAGGCGTCTGCGATTGCGAGAGAGTATTACAGAAAAGCCGATGAGTTGGATGTCGTAAAGAAAGGGGATATGACACCGCTTACTGAGGCAGACACGGCGCTACATCATTTGATCACCGGCCATTTGCAATCAATGGCAGTTGGGATCCCCGTCCTTTCAGAGGAATCTGAGGCCAACGATATAGCCTCACGACGCGGATGGCGCGCATGCTGGGTGATTGATCCACTAGACGGCACCAAAGAATTCATCGAGAAGACCGATCAGTTCACCATTAATGTAGCGCTTGTAATCGATGGCAAATCGGAATTGGGGGTGATCTCCGTTCCCTGCCTAAAGGAGCATTGGGTGGGTGTGGTGGGTAATGGCGCCGCGATCTTCCCAGAGCGCGAGGGGCTCTCTGGCCGAGCTGTCCAAACGAGTGCATACAATGCGTCTGAGCCAATGGTCATGCTGGCCAGTCATCGCCATGCCCCGAAACGCGTAGAGGCTCTGATGAGTAGCTTGGCCACAAATTTCACAGACGTTAAGCGAGTCAACTCCGGAAGCGCCGTTAAGTTCTGTGATGTGGTCTCCGGTGCTGCAGATGTGTATCCACGAACATCGCCCTGTAGTGAATGGGATGTGGCCGCTGGCGATGCCTTGGTGCGTGCAGCAGGCGGTTCGGTTACCGACAGTGCAGGTGCTCAAATTTTGTACAACCAGCGCGAGTCGCTTCTTGCGCAATCGTTTGTCGCGGCCGCCGACCCTTCTATCAACTTCGCGAAAATATTCTTCCCCGAGCATTAA
- a CDS encoding Protein of unknown function (DUF465) (PFAM: Protein of unknown function (DUF465)) translates to MRMNVDTDHPAANEPMPAQMRLSILKDRHRALDRELIDLQLQPLADQLHIRRLKREKLRLRDAIEFLKDEIVPDIDA, encoded by the coding sequence ATGCGCATGAACGTTGATACAGATCATCCAGCTGCCAATGAGCCAATGCCTGCTCAGATGAGGTTATCGATATTAAAAGATCGACACCGAGCCCTGGATCGAGAGCTAATTGATCTGCAACTCCAGCCCCTCGCTGACCAGCTTCATATCCGACGTCTCAAACGAGAAAAGCTTCGGCTACGTGACGCGATCGAGTTTCTTAAAGACGAAATAGTCCCCGATATCGACGCTTAA
- a CDS encoding O-6-methylguanine DNA methyltransferase (PFAM: 6-O-methylguanine DNA methyltransferase, DNA binding domain~TIGRFAM: O-6-methylguanine DNA methyltransferase), which produces MKSKLVDSPIGCLELLATDSALCGLNWAHQHARPQNRSNDSRFDGRSRILEQASEELQLYFEGKLQVFTVPCAPEGTPFQRQVWSVLETISWGKTLTYKTVANALNKPSAARAVGTAIGKNPLPIFIPCHRVIGSNGSLTGFSGGMDIKRELLALENEQYDLSL; this is translated from the coding sequence GTGAAAAGTAAGCTTGTGGACAGCCCTATCGGGTGCCTTGAACTTCTGGCTACCGACTCCGCCCTATGCGGGCTTAACTGGGCTCACCAACATGCACGCCCACAGAACCGCAGCAATGATTCACGTTTTGATGGTCGATCACGAATCCTTGAGCAAGCCTCAGAGGAGCTGCAACTTTATTTCGAGGGTAAGTTGCAAGTGTTCACAGTCCCCTGTGCGCCCGAGGGCACGCCGTTTCAGCGTCAGGTCTGGTCGGTACTCGAAACCATTAGCTGGGGCAAAACACTGACCTATAAAACGGTGGCAAATGCGCTGAATAAGCCCTCAGCCGCGCGCGCAGTAGGTACGGCAATCGGGAAAAACCCCCTCCCAATTTTTATACCGTGTCACAGAGTGATTGGCAGCAATGGCTCGCTTACCGGGTTTTCCGGTGGCATGGACATCAAACGAGAGTTACTCGCGCTTGAAAATGAGCAATACGACCTCTCGCTCTAA
- a CDS encoding birA, biotin-(acetyl-CoA-carboxylase) ligase (PFAM: Biotin protein ligase C terminal domain; Biotin/lipoate A/B protein ligase family~TIGRFAM: birA, biotin-[acetyl-CoA-carboxylase] ligase region) encodes MTTSTEALNAEVLQRALREQLTRSESGSFAAVEVVDTVDSTNAQLLSEAAGSNAHFLIALQQTAGVGRRGGAWQSPPSGNLYLSYCFHTPQPLSVVSLLPLTFGVEIARELESTLGICIQLKWPNDLYLDGKKCGGMLLETSTMQDGVTAVVVGVGVNVASHPNEELLGRPVTALQSTRQESVVLEDVALAVMRAIIAVSNLSTADITNCLRHQWPERDFLFNKAVCVSQSAGSDVRGVAKGIAVDGGLQVDCGGRMEIFYAGEVSLGHVSP; translated from the coding sequence ATGACAACGTCAACAGAAGCCTTAAATGCAGAAGTGCTGCAACGAGCGTTGCGCGAGCAATTGACTCGGAGTGAAAGCGGATCGTTCGCAGCTGTCGAGGTGGTCGATACCGTAGACTCTACCAACGCCCAGCTATTGTCGGAGGCGGCGGGTTCTAACGCTCATTTTTTAATCGCGCTCCAGCAAACAGCAGGAGTAGGGCGGCGAGGTGGTGCCTGGCAGAGTCCGCCCTCAGGTAATCTTTACTTGTCTTATTGTTTTCACACCCCACAACCACTTTCGGTAGTGTCGCTCCTTCCACTTACTTTTGGGGTTGAGATCGCGAGGGAGCTTGAATCAACACTCGGTATTTGCATTCAGCTTAAGTGGCCCAACGACCTTTATCTGGATGGGAAGAAATGTGGCGGGATGCTGCTCGAAACCTCGACGATGCAAGACGGGGTCACTGCGGTTGTTGTAGGTGTGGGCGTTAATGTGGCCAGCCATCCCAATGAGGAATTGCTAGGCCGACCAGTAACCGCATTACAAAGCACCCGTCAGGAGTCAGTTGTCCTTGAAGATGTTGCACTCGCCGTTATGCGGGCGATCATTGCAGTGTCTAATCTCTCTACTGCAGATATAACCAACTGTTTAAGGCACCAATGGCCTGAAAGAGATTTCCTCTTCAACAAAGCGGTATGCGTTTCGCAATCCGCGGGCAGTGACGTGCGTGGTGTTGCCAAAGGGATTGCTGTAGACGGTGGATTGCAAGTTGACTGTGGTGGCAGGATGGAGATCTTCTACGCAGGTGAGGTCAGTCTGGGACATGTCAGTCCTTGA
- a CDS encoding pantothenate kinase (PFAM: Bordetella pertussis Bvg accessory factor family~TIGRFAM: pantothenate kinase, type III) has protein sequence MTILIDIGNTAIKWQLRESEQATGTGRGDVSRLMIWLESLGNLPSQRVAVSCVRNDEFAGELHDALVQLGCSSVVFAESSATHAGISNAYANPSSLGVDRWLAVLALKSRGHESGIVVDIGTACTIDVLEKNRHVGGFILPGPNLACEALVANTDKIRYSTEPPAALEPGSDTGACVVSGAWLTIVGAVKEIATRYPHCPLFLAGGAAPTLIDLGVQGELVTDLVFDGLYFWLNGA, from the coding sequence ATGACAATTCTTATCGATATCGGCAATACCGCAATCAAGTGGCAGTTGCGTGAGTCTGAGCAGGCCACCGGTACAGGTAGGGGCGACGTCAGTCGATTAATGATTTGGCTTGAATCTCTTGGAAACTTGCCCAGCCAGCGGGTTGCGGTTTCTTGTGTCCGTAATGATGAGTTTGCGGGTGAGCTTCACGATGCCCTGGTTCAGCTGGGTTGTTCCAGTGTTGTTTTTGCAGAGAGTTCAGCGACACATGCCGGTATCTCGAACGCTTATGCAAATCCTTCCTCGCTGGGGGTCGACAGATGGTTGGCAGTTTTGGCGCTAAAGTCACGAGGCCATGAGAGCGGCATTGTTGTCGACATTGGTACAGCCTGCACCATCGATGTTTTGGAGAAAAATCGGCACGTTGGCGGCTTTATTTTACCCGGCCCCAATTTGGCCTGTGAGGCGCTGGTCGCTAATACCGACAAGATACGCTACTCGACGGAGCCTCCGGCTGCCCTAGAACCGGGCAGCGATACCGGTGCCTGCGTGGTTTCTGGCGCATGGCTTACCATCGTTGGGGCTGTGAAAGAGATTGCAACGCGTTATCCGCACTGCCCGCTCTTCTTGGCAGGTGGTGCGGCGCCCACATTGATCGACCTCGGTGTGCAAGGAGAACTCGTTACTGACCTTGTGTTTGATGGTTTGTATTTTTGGTTAAATGGGGCTTGA
- a CDS encoding translation elongation factor 1A (EF-1A/EF-Tu) (PFAM: Elongation factor Tu domain 2; Elongation factor Tu C-terminal domain; Elongation factor Tu GTP binding domain~TIGRFAM: small GTP-binding protein domain; translation elongation factor TU) yields the protein MAKEAFERSKPHVNVGTIGHVDHGKTTLTAALTRVCSEVFGGEAVAFDGIDNAPEERERGITIATSHVEYESNDRHYAHVDCPGHADYVKNMITGAAQMDGAILVCGATDGPMPQTREHILLSRQVGVPYIVVFLNKADLLAEDCGGVDTEEFEEMKELVEMELRELLDTYEFPGDDTPIICGSALMALNGEDDNDLGTTAVKTLVETLDSYIPEPERAIDQPFLMPVEDVFSISGRGTVVTGRVERGIITVGDEVEIVGIRETTKTTCTGVEMFRKLLDEGRAGENVGVLLRGTKRDDVERGQVLSVPGSVQPHTKFEAEVYVLSKDEGGRHTPFFKGYRPQFYFRTTDVTGAVELPAGVEMVMPGDNLNFVATLIAPIAMEEGLRFAIREGGRTVGAGVVAKIIE from the coding sequence ATGGCTAAAGAAGCATTTGAGCGTAGTAAACCCCACGTAAACGTGGGAACAATTGGGCACGTTGACCACGGTAAGACAACACTGACTGCAGCGTTGACACGTGTGTGCTCTGAAGTATTTGGTGGTGAGGCAGTTGCGTTTGACGGTATCGACAACGCACCTGAAGAGCGTGAGCGTGGTATCACGATCGCAACCTCACACGTAGAGTACGAGTCAAACGACCGTCACTACGCACACGTAGATTGCCCCGGACACGCGGACTACGTTAAGAACATGATTACAGGTGCTGCGCAGATGGACGGCGCTATCCTTGTATGTGGTGCGACTGACGGCCCCATGCCTCAGACGCGCGAGCACATCCTGCTTTCACGTCAGGTAGGTGTTCCGTACATCGTAGTCTTCCTCAACAAAGCTGACCTTCTTGCAGAAGACTGCGGCGGTGTTGACACTGAAGAATTCGAAGAGATGAAAGAGCTTGTTGAGATGGAGCTTCGTGAGCTTCTCGACACTTACGAGTTCCCTGGCGACGACACGCCAATCATCTGCGGTTCTGCGCTGATGGCGCTTAACGGCGAAGATGACAACGATCTCGGCACAACAGCTGTTAAGACACTCGTTGAAACACTCGACTCTTACATTCCAGAGCCAGAGCGTGCAATCGATCAGCCATTCCTGATGCCTGTTGAGGACGTATTCTCAATTTCAGGTCGTGGTACGGTTGTAACAGGTCGTGTTGAGCGCGGCATCATCACTGTCGGCGACGAAGTCGAGATCGTTGGTATCCGTGAGACAACCAAGACGACATGTACTGGTGTTGAGATGTTCCGTAAGCTGCTCGACGAAGGTCGTGCTGGTGAGAACGTTGGTGTTCTTCTGCGTGGTACTAAGCGTGATGACGTTGAGCGTGGTCAGGTTCTTTCTGTACCTGGTTCAGTTCAGCCTCACACCAAGTTTGAAGCTGAAGTATACGTTCTGTCTAAAGATGAAGGCGGTCGTCACACACCATTCTTCAAAGGCTACCGTCCACAGTTCTACTTCCGTACAACTGACGTGACAGGTGCTGTTGAGCTTCCTGCTGGCGTTGAGATGGTAATGCCAGGTGACAACCTGAACTTCGTTGCAACGCTAATCGCGCCAATCGCGATGGAAGAAGGCCTGCGTTTCGCTATCCGTGAGGGTGGCCGAACTGTTGGCGCTGGTGTTGTTGCGAAAATCATCGAGTAA
- a CDS encoding preprotein translocase, SecE subunit (PFAM: SecE/Sec61-gamma subunits of protein translocation complex~TIGRFAM: preprotein translocase, SecE subunit, bacterial), giving the protein MSEAAGNKLDSLKWLLVALLVGAGIYGNSYFSDESLLYRVIGLLVIAGVAMSIAVTTARGDSAWTMIKGARTEIRKVIWPTRQETTQTTIIVMIFVVVCGLFFWALDSFLGWLASLLLG; this is encoded by the coding sequence ATGAGTGAAGCTGCGGGCAACAAGCTCGATAGCCTGAAGTGGTTGTTAGTTGCGCTACTCGTGGGTGCAGGCATCTACGGCAATAGCTATTTCAGTGACGAATCCCTGCTGTACCGGGTGATTGGGTTGCTTGTCATTGCGGGTGTCGCAATGTCCATCGCGGTGACAACTGCGCGTGGCGATTCCGCCTGGACGATGATTAAGGGCGCACGGACTGAAATCCGAAAGGTTATTTGGCCAACACGCCAAGAGACAACGCAGACCACCATCATCGTGATGATCTTTGTTGTTGTTTGTGGGTTGTTTTTTTGGGCGCTCGACAGTTTCTTGGGCTGGTTAGCCTCGCTGTTGTTGGGCTAA
- a CDS encoding transcription antitermination protein nusG (PFAM: Transcription termination factor nusG; KOW motif~TIGRFAM: transcription termination/antitermination factor NusG) gives MALRWYVVHAFSQYEKKVAVALKERVDRFGMQDRFGEIIVPTEEVIEMKGGQKRKSERKFFPGYVLVQMELDDDTWHLVKDTPRVLGFIGGKADKPAPITEAEANAILQRVEAGVDQPKPKTVFEPGEMVRVIDGPFNDFNGVVESVNYEKSRLNVAVLIFGRSTPVELEFGQVEKG, from the coding sequence ATGGCTTTACGTTGGTATGTAGTTCACGCCTTTTCTCAGTACGAGAAAAAGGTAGCTGTCGCGCTTAAAGAGCGGGTAGATCGTTTCGGCATGCAGGATCGGTTTGGCGAGATTATTGTCCCGACAGAAGAAGTGATCGAAATGAAGGGCGGACAAAAGCGCAAAAGCGAGCGCAAGTTCTTCCCAGGCTACGTTTTGGTTCAGATGGAACTCGACGACGACACGTGGCACTTAGTGAAAGACACGCCTCGCGTACTCGGCTTTATTGGTGGAAAGGCTGATAAGCCCGCGCCTATTACTGAAGCTGAGGCGAACGCTATCTTGCAGCGCGTTGAAGCGGGTGTGGATCAGCCTAAGCCCAAGACTGTCTTCGAGCCGGGTGAGATGGTTCGTGTTATCGACGGTCCATTCAACGACTTTAACGGTGTCGTTGAGAGTGTGAATTATGAAAAAAGCCGCTTAAACGTGGCTGTTTTGATCTTCGGTCGCTCGACGCCCGTAGAGTTGGAATTCGGTCAGGTCGAAAAGGGCTGA
- a CDS encoding LSU ribosomal protein L11P (PFAM: Ribosomal protein L11, RNA binding domain; Ribosomal protein L11, N-terminal domain~TIGRFAM: 50S ribosomal protein L11), translating into MAKKIDGYIKLQIPAGQANPSPPVGPALGQKGVNIMEFCKAFNAETQGLEPGLPIPVVITVYNDKSFTFIKKTPPASVLLKKIAGIKSGSGRPNTEKVGKVTRAQLEEVATQKWPDLTAADMDAAVRTIAGSARAAGIETEGVV; encoded by the coding sequence ATGGCAAAGAAAATTGACGGCTACATTAAGCTGCAAATCCCTGCCGGTCAGGCAAACCCCTCGCCACCCGTTGGTCCAGCACTGGGTCAAAAAGGTGTGAACATCATGGAATTCTGCAAAGCGTTTAACGCTGAGACTCAAGGCCTTGAGCCAGGTCTGCCGATTCCTGTTGTTATTACTGTTTACAACGACAAGTCATTTACCTTCATTAAGAAGACACCACCCGCATCTGTTCTGCTGAAAAAAATTGCAGGTATTAAGAGCGGTTCTGGCCGTCCTAATACAGAGAAGGTGGGCAAGGTAACTCGCGCGCAGCTCGAAGAAGTTGCAACGCAGAAGTGGCCTGATTTGACAGCTGCAGATATGGACGCAGCTGTTCGTACGATCGCTGGCAGCGCGCGCGCAGCGGGCATCGAGACAGAGGGAGTGGTTTAA
- a CDS encoding ribosomal protein L1 (PFAM: Ribosomal protein L1p/L10e family~TIGRFAM: ribosomal protein L1, bacterial/chloroplast), whose protein sequence is MAKLSKRVKAFRERVDANKSYPLNEAIAILKETATAKFNESVEIAVNLGVDARKSDQGVRGATTLPHGTGSEVRVAVFTQGENADKAKEAGADLVGMEELADQIKGGMMDFDVVIASPDAMRVVGQLGQVLGPRGLMPNPKTGTVTPDITAAVQNAKAGQVRFRTDKNGIIHGGIGKIDFDAAAIEGNLVAVLADLKKAKPAAAKGVYVRKVTLSTTMGPGVTIDHSAIEF, encoded by the coding sequence ATGGCTAAGTTATCAAAGCGCGTAAAAGCGTTTCGCGAGCGTGTTGACGCAAACAAGAGCTATCCCCTCAATGAGGCGATTGCGATCCTCAAGGAAACGGCAACCGCGAAGTTCAACGAATCTGTAGAGATTGCGGTAAACCTTGGCGTCGATGCACGTAAATCGGACCAAGGCGTTCGTGGTGCGACAACCCTGCCTCACGGTACTGGTTCAGAAGTTCGCGTAGCGGTATTCACTCAGGGTGAAAATGCTGACAAGGCGAAAGAAGCCGGTGCCGACCTTGTAGGTATGGAAGAGCTTGCCGACCAGATTAAAGGCGGCATGATGGATTTCGACGTCGTTATTGCATCTCCCGATGCGATGCGTGTTGTTGGTCAGCTGGGTCAGGTTTTGGGTCCTCGTGGTCTTATGCCCAACCCGAAAACTGGCACTGTAACGCCAGACATCACTGCGGCCGTACAGAATGCGAAAGCGGGTCAGGTGCGTTTCCGTACTGACAAGAACGGCATTATCCATGGCGGTATTGGAAAAATTGATTTTGATGCTGCAGCTATCGAGGGCAATCTCGTCGCGGTATTGGCTGACCTCAAAAAGGCGAAGCCAGCAGCAGCAAAAGGCGTATATGTTCGTAAAGTGACACTGTCCACGACTATGGGCCCTGGCGTCACGATCGATCACAGCGCTATCGAATTTTAA
- a CDS encoding ribosomal protein L10 (PFAM: Ribosomal protein L10): protein MAIGLEEKKAIVAEVNETAASALSLVIADARGVASNDMTALRATARENQIQLRVVRNTLAKRALEGTDYECVNDTLVGPSIFGFSMEDPGAAARLFKDFAKDNSEFEVKALSVSGKLLGADQLDVLAKLPTREQALASLMSVMQAPVGKLVRTMNEVPSKLVRTVAAVRDQKEQTA from the coding sequence GTGGCAATTGGACTCGAAGAGAAGAAAGCGATCGTCGCTGAAGTCAACGAGACAGCGGCCAGTGCTTTGTCACTCGTTATTGCTGACGCCCGAGGCGTAGCATCGAATGACATGACGGCTCTCCGCGCCACCGCTCGCGAGAATCAAATTCAGTTACGCGTTGTTCGTAACACTCTCGCAAAGCGTGCACTCGAAGGTACTGACTATGAATGTGTCAACGACACACTCGTAGGTCCGTCCATCTTTGGATTTTCAATGGAAGATCCAGGTGCAGCGGCTCGGTTGTTCAAAGATTTCGCTAAAGATAATAGCGAATTCGAAGTCAAAGCATTGTCCGTTAGCGGTAAGTTGCTGGGTGCAGACCAGCTCGACGTGTTGGCTAAACTGCCAACTCGCGAGCAAGCACTCGCATCGTTGATGAGCGTTATGCAAGCGCCTGTCGGCAAGCTTGTTCGTACGATGAATGAAGTACCAAGCAAGCTCGTTCGTACAGTGGCAGCGGTTCGTGATCAAAAAGAGCAAACCGCGTAA